In the genome of Dermacentor andersoni chromosome 3, qqDerAnde1_hic_scaffold, whole genome shotgun sequence, one region contains:
- the LOC140216709 gene encoding REST corepressor 1-like gives MVPVRRYKLRDGHRFHATNTTDACPYVRDATTNRLQKRHSVHIGSRYQALVPCTVSANLPLADSAPDKAVQVWSPSGCVPESALDVYTNLATEQYGYNEEQALGLLQWHGHDLPKAVAELGNFTPVVDEWTAEDEVRFENALNVHRKNFRMIQSVFPKKTISSLVKHYYLWKQTRTHTSLLQHRVLHQTTAPRGRSFSVNGKAQDGSTRIRKGSFCRRFSKRADSEKQRSDQFHPEKVNTITKMERYHKPRHFFLKREDIKQITSGLNCNVDTILRAMDREIVNLRKQVQKNKQDLSRMKHLYSRSIDMILHSRDKGLL, from the coding sequence ATGGTGCCGGTCAGGCGTTACAAGCTGAGGGATGGCCACCGCTTCCATGCAACGAATACGACAGATGCCTGTCCCTACGTGAGAGACGCAACTACGAATCGATTGCAGAAAAGACATAGCGTTCATATCGGCAGTAGGTACCAGGCTTTGGTGCCGTGTACTGTTTCCGCAAATCTACCGCTCGCTGACTCTGCCCCCGACAAGGCAGTTCAGGTATGGTCACCCAGCGGTTGCGTTCCGGAGAGTGCGCTAGACGTGTACACTAACTTAGCAACCGAACAGTACGGCTACAACGAAGAACAAGCCCTGGGACTGCTTCAGTGGCATGGTCACGACCTGCCTAAAGCGGTCGCCGAGCTCGGAAACTTTACGCCCGTTGTGGACGAGTGGACGGCGGAGGACGAAGTGCGGTTTGAGAACGCTTTGAACGTTCACCGCAAGAACTTTCGAATGATACAGTCCGTGTTTCCGAAAAAGACAATTTCCAGCTTAGTGAAGCACTACTACCTCTGGAAGCAGACTCGTACGCACACCAGCCTGCTGCAGCATCGGGTACTGCATCAGACCACAGCACCACGTGGTAGAAGTTTCTCCGTGAACGGAAAAGCGCAGGATGGTAGCACTCGCATCAGGAAAGGCAGCTTCTGCCGCCGCTTCTCGAAACGTGCTGACTCTGAAAAGCAGAGAAGTGATCAGTTTCATCCAGAAAAAGTAAACACAATCACGAAGATGGAGCGGTACCACAAGCCACGGCATTTTTTCTTAAAACGTGAAGACATCAAGCAAATAACTTCGGGATTGAATTGCAATGTTGACACCATTCTGCGCGCGATGGACCGTGAAATAGTAAACCTGCGAAAGCAAGTGCAAAAGAACAAGCAGGACCTAAGCCGAATGAAGCATCTCTACTCCAGAAGCATTGATATGATTCTTCATTCTCGTGACAAAGGCCTTCTGTGA
- the LOC126516516 gene encoding proton-coupled folate transporter-like: MEGGLPSIAGDFVGDYLEHTWRRRAQRYRRRLREFFMPSGLHGTFRNLGSLADASSPNSEDLEEDDRRSCCRKCLDFVVTLRLEAFFFLFTLAYTMQYATTANLLELKACYQVLNETKEICGNLTENSKEHVKVRNVATLYIIYQSLVGFLPGALITLVVASWCDESGRFKIPLYVSLIGTMLKISGELVTAVYEDSSIYFNLISAVPEGLSGGLPAILMSSYTITALSSSRKQRTMRFFTLQIAFVIALPVGQLITALAFVNSRKFVPLMGSSLGIVALSFLCAVFLVRDMAPCVAEDPGNVQAPGESSSRVPSSNARPYKLVKHLFSTQHLVGSIRTVLGRRYDVDRFRIPLLVLSVFLLVLNSQTSFMGYFYAKKQFNWTFSRYLVITSAFSLASVFVLIPLLVIFLRWLPNQEYGLAVVGIMGVGAKNIFHASSGAAGSPLFFLGYGFGMLSNIAPACIRSHISKLLPDAEYGRLFSVMATCEALAPLLGRVMFERLFGLSKGFFAGLSFIVGLLFLVLPLAVVVYFWRKRQNEYAVMAEDPAAENANPRA; the protein is encoded by the coding sequence ATGGAAGGAGGCTTGCCGAGCATTGCCGGTGACTTTGTTGGAGATTACTTGGAACACACATGGCGAAGACGGGCACAGCGCTACAGGCGACGACTGAGAGAATTTTTCATGCCGTCTGGGCTGCACGGCACGTTTCGAAACTTAGGCTCACTGGCTGATGCAAGTTCTCCCAACTCTGAGGACTTGGAAGAGGATGACAGACGTAGTTGCTGTCGGAAGTGTCTGGACTTCGTTGTGACGCTGCGGCTTGAagcattcttttttctcttcacCCTTGCCTACACCATGCAGTATGCCACGACAGCCAATCTGCTTGAGCTGAAGGCATGCTACCAGGTGCTTAATGAGACCAAGGAAATCTGTGGAAATTTGACAGAGAATTCAAAGGAGCATGTGAAGGTTCGAAATGTTGCTACTTTGTACATTATATATCAGTCTCTTGTTGGGTTTTTGCCTGGAGCATTGATCACTCTTGTTGTTGCAAGTTGGTGTGATGAGTCCGGTAGGTTCAAGATTCCATTGTATGTTTCGCTCATTGGCACCATGCTCAAGATTTCTGGAGAGCTGGTGACTGCGGTGTATGAAGATTCGTCTATCTACTTCAACCTGATCTCTGCTGTTCCTGAGGGCCTGTCTGGTGGCCTTCCAGCTATTCTCATGTCATCTTACACAATTACAGCATTGTCATCTTCAAGGAAACAGAGAACCATGAGGTTCTTCACCTTGCAGATTGCCTTTGTCATTGCACTGCCAGTTGGTCAGCTAATCACTGCCCTTGCATTTGTCAACTCGAGGAAGTTTGTCCCTTTGATGGGCTCCTCACTAGGAATTGTTGCCCTGTCATTCCTGTGCGCAGTATTCCTAGTCAGAGATATGGCTCCCTGCGTTGCAGAAGATCCAGGAAATGTTCAAGCTCCTGGAGAGTCTTCGTCTCGAGTGCCTTCCTCCAACGCAAGACCTTATAAGCTAGTCAAGCATCTCTTTAGTACACAACATCTGGTGGGCAGTATCCGAACTGTCCTTGGCCGTCGTTACGATGTAGACCGGTTCAGGATTCCACTGCTTGTTCTATCTGTGTTCCTTCTTGTACTGAACAGCCAAACATCTTTCATGGGCTACTTCTATGCAAAAAAGCAATTCAACTGGACCTTCTCTCGATACCTGGTGATTACATCTGCATTTTCTTTAGCTAGCGTATTTGTTTTGATTCCACTTCTAGTAATCTTCCTGCGTTGGCTTCCAAACCAAGAGTATGGTCTTGCTGTAGTTGGCATCATGGGTGTCGGTGCCAAGAACATCTTCCATGCGTCTTCTGGAGCTGCAGGCAGCCCTCTTTTCTTTCTAGGCTATGGCTTTGGAATGCTGAGCAATATTGCACCAGCTTGCATACGCTCGCACATTTCGAAGCTTCTTCCAGATGCTGAATATGGTAGGCTGTTTTCTGTGATGGCAACCTGTGAAGCCCTTGCTCCTCTCTTGGGGCGCGTGATGTTTGAGCGACTGTTTGGTCTGTCCAAAGGTTTCTTTGCGGGGCTTTCGTTTATAGTTGGCCTCTTATTTTTGGTCCTGCCTCTAGCTGTAGTAGTTTATTTCTGGCGCAAACGTCAGAATGAGTATGCTGTAATGGCAGAGGACCCAGCAGCCGAAAACGCAAATCCTAGAGCTTAG